The Streptomyces uncialis genomic interval ACCCGGCCCTTCACCTTCGAAGGCCGCCGCCGCGCCAACCAGGCCGAGGACGGCATCGCGGAACTCCGCGAAGAGGTCGACACCCTCATCGTCATCCCCAACGACCGGCTGCTGTCCATCTCGGACCGGCAGGTGAGCGTTCTCGACGCCTTCAAGTCCGCCGACCAGGTCCTCCTGTCCGGTGTTCAGGGCATCACCGATCTGATCACCACCCCGGGTCTGATCAACCTGGACTTCGCCGACGTCAAGTCCGTGATGTCCGAAGCCGGTTCCGCGCTCATGGGCATCGGCTCGGCCCGCGGCGACGACCGCGCGGTGGCCGCCGCCGAGATGGCGATCTCCTCGCCGCTGCTCGAAGCGTCCATCGACGGCGCCCGCGGGGTGCTGCTCTCCATCTCCGGCGGGTCCGACCTCGGTCTCTTCGAGATCAACGAGGCCGCCCAGCTGGTCAGCGAGGCCGCCCACCCCGAGGCCAACATCATCTTCGGCGCCGTCATCGACGACGCCCTCGGTGACGAGGTACGGGTGACCGTGATCGCCGCCGGGTTCGACGGCGGACAGCCGCCGCCCAAGCAGAGCGGTGCCCTCACCGCGGGCAAGCGTGAGGAGCCGGCCCAGCGCTCGGACTCCCGGCTCGCCTTCGGCGGCCTCGGCGCGGTGACCCCGCGTGAGGAGTCCTCGAAGCCCGCCCCGGTGGAGAAGGACCCGGCCCCGGTCTCCAAGGCGTCCGACTCCTACCCGTCCAGCACCCCGCAGGTCCCGCCCGCCCGTTACGACAGCGGTGTCGAGGAGCTGGACGTGCCGGACTTCCTCAAGTGATAGGCCGAACCGGAGCGGTGGTCCCCGACCGGACCACCACCAGCGGCGCCCACTTCGCCTTCACCGACCGGTGGGGCGGGGTGAGCGCCGTTCCGTACGAGGAGCTCAATCTCGGCGGGGCCGTCGGGGACGACCCCGGCTCGGTCCTCGCCAACCGGGGCACCGTCGCCCGGCGGCTCGGGTTCGACCCGGCAGCCGTCGTCTGGATGAACCAGGTCCACGGCAAGGACGTCGCCGTGGTCGACGGCCCCTGGGACCCGTCCGCCGGGATCCCGCGGGCCGACGCCGTCGTCACCGCCCGGCCCGGGGTCCCGCTCGCGGTGCTCACCGCCGACTGCGTCCCCGTGCTGCTGGCCGACCCGGTCGCCAAGGTCGTCGCCGCGGCCCACGCCGGACGGCCCGGGATGGTCGCCGGAGTGGTCCCCGCCGCCGTCGCCGCCATGGCCGAACTCGGCGCGGAGCCCGCCCGGATCATCGCCCGTACCGGCCCCGCCGTGTGCGGCGGCTGCTACGAGGTCCCCGCGGCGATGCGCGCCGAGGTCGCCGCCGTCGAACCCGCCGCGTACGCCGAGACCACCTGGGGCACCCCCTCCGTCGATGTGACCGCCGGGGTGCACGCCCAGCTCGAACGGCTCGGGGTGCGCGACCGGGAGCGTTCCGCGGTGTGCACGCGGGAGTCGCACGACCACTTCTCGTACCGCCGCGACCGCGTCACCGGGCGGCTCGCCGGCTATGTCTGGCTGGACTGATAAGGCATGACGGACCGCAGGGAAGAACTCGCGCGCAATCTGGCGCGCGTCGAGGAGCGCATCACGGCGGCCTGTACCGCCGCCGGCCGCGAGCGCGCGGAGGTGACCCTGGTCGTGGTCACCAAGACCTACCCCGCCGACGATGTCCTCATCCTCGGCGAACTCGGCGTCCGGCAGGTCGCGGAGAACCGCGACCAGGAGGCCGCCCCCAAGGCGGCGGCCACCACCGCCGCCCCGCTGACCTGGCACTTCGTCGGTCAGCTCCAGACCAACAAGGTACGTTCGGTACTGGGTTACGCCTCCGTGGTCCAGTCCGTGGACCGCGGACGGCTCGTCACCGCGCTGTCCAGGGAGGCGGTCCGGACCGGACAGGAGGTCACCTGTCTGATCCAGGTGGCGCTGGACGCCGACGAGTCCGGACGCGGAGCGCGCGGAGGCGTCGGCCCGCAGGGCGTGCCCGAGTTGGCCGACCTGCTCGCGGACGCCGAAGGGCTGCGGCTCGGTGGCCTGATGACGGTGGCTCCGCTGACCGGACCGTACGCCGGACGGCAACGCGAGGCGTTCGGGCGGTTGATGGATTTGTCGACTGCCCTGCGCGCGGACCATCCTGCTGCGAACATGGTGTCAGCAGGGATGAGTGGGGACCTCGAAGAGGCCGTCGCGGCCGGGGCGACACATGTGCGCGTCGGCAGTGCGGTACTCGGAGTCCGTCCCCGGCTCGGGTAACGTCACCAAGAAGTCGGACCACAGCAGAAAATATGGTCATTCCCGCTGATCCGCGGGGTGGACCACGTGGATCGCGGAAACTTGGTTGGCGTCAGCCGATCCACCACGCCGATCCACCACAGAGCGGAGGACTCAGAGAATGGCCGGCGCGATGCGCAAGATGGCGGTCTACCTCGGCCTCGTGGAGGACGATGGGTACGACGGCCGGGGCTTCGACCCCGACGACGACTTCGAACCCGAACTGGACCCGGAGCCGGAACGGGATCACCGGCGGCACGAGCCGCCCCACCAAGCTCACCAGTCCCACTCCTCCCAACGGGACGAATCGGTACGAGTGGTGCAACCTCCGGCGCAACGCGACCCGGTGCCCCAGTCCGCCGCACTCGCGGCGGAATCGGTCCGCCCCGCCCGCATCGCACCCGTGGCATCCATCACACCTGAACGTCAGAGCCTGGAGAAGAACGCACCGGTGATCATGCCCAAGGTCGTGTCCGAGCGGGAGCCGTACAGGATCACCACGCTTCACCCGCGGACCTACAACGAAGCCCGTACCATCGGGGAACACTTCCGTGAGGGCACTCCGGTGATCATGAATCTGACCGAGATGGACGACACCGACGCGAAGCGACTTGTCGACTTTGCCGCTGGCCTCGTCTTCGGTCTGCACGGCAGTATTGAGCGGGTGACCCAGAAGGTGTTCCTGTTGTCTCCTGCTAACGTCGATGTCACGGCGGAGGACAAGGCTCGCATCGCAGAGGGCGGGTTCTTCAACCAGAGCTGAGACGCAGGACCGGCAACTGGCCGATAATCCGGTACGAAGCAGGCACGGAACAGGGGAGAGGGACAGCACGAGATGCGCGTGTTCATCGAAGTGATTCATTACGCGCTGTTGTGCTACCTCATCGTGCTCATCTTCCGGTTGGTCATGGACTACGTCTTCCAGTTCGCCCGCTCGTGGCAACCCGGCAAGGCGATGGTGGTCGTTCTGGAGGCCACCTACACTGTCACTGATCCACCGCTCAAGCTGCTGCGGCGGTTCATCCCACCGCTGCGTCTCGGGGGCGTGGCGCTCGACCTGTCCTTCTTCGTTCTGATGATCATCGTCTACATCTTGATCTCCGTCGTGAGCCGACTGTGAACGATGACGGTCCCCGCTGACGCGGGGGTTGATCCCGCCGACGACTACGTTGAGGTAAAGAGATGCCATTGACCCCCGAGGACGTGCGGAACAAGCAGTTCACGACCGTCCGCCTTCGAGAAGGCTATGACGAGGACGAGGTCGATGCCTTCCTCGACGAGGTCGAAGCCGAACTGACGCGACTGCTCCGCGAGAACGAGGACCTGCGCGCGAAGCTCGCCGCAGCGACCCGTGCCGCCGCGCAGAACCAGCAGCAGGCAGGCATGCGCAAGCCGCCCGAGCCGCAGGACCGTCCGGGTCCGGTGCCCGCCGCCATATCAGGACCGCAGCCCGTGCCGCCCCAGCAGCAGATGGGCGGTCCCATGGGTGGTCCCCCCCAGCTCCCGAGCGGCGCGCCGCAGTTGCCCGCCGGTCCCGGCGGCCACGGCCCCGGCCAGATGCAGCAGCAGGGTCCCGGCCAGATGCAGCAGGGCCCGGGGCAGATGCAGCAGGGCCCCGGTCCGATGGGCCAGGGTCAGATGGGCCAGGGCCCCATGGGCCAGGGTCAGATGCAGCAGCAGGGCCAGATGCAGCAGCAGGGTCAGATGGGCCCCGGTCCGATGCAGCAGATGGGCG includes:
- the ftsZ gene encoding cell division protein FtsZ, with protein sequence MAAPQNYLAVIKVIGVGGGGVNAINRMIEVGLKGVEFIAINTDAQALLMSDADVKLDVGRELTRGLGAGANPAVGRKAAEDHREEIEEVLKGADMVFVTAGEGGGTGTGGAPVVANIARSLGALTIGVVTRPFTFEGRRRANQAEDGIAELREEVDTLIVIPNDRLLSISDRQVSVLDAFKSADQVLLSGVQGITDLITTPGLINLDFADVKSVMSEAGSALMGIGSARGDDRAVAAAEMAISSPLLEASIDGARGVLLSISGGSDLGLFEINEAAQLVSEAAHPEANIIFGAVIDDALGDEVRVTVIAAGFDGGQPPPKQSGALTAGKREEPAQRSDSRLAFGGLGAVTPREESSKPAPVEKDPAPVSKASDSYPSSTPQVPPARYDSGVEELDVPDFLK
- the pgeF gene encoding peptidoglycan editing factor PgeF, whose protein sequence is MGRTGAVVPDRTTTSGAHFAFTDRWGGVSAVPYEELNLGGAVGDDPGSVLANRGTVARRLGFDPAAVVWMNQVHGKDVAVVDGPWDPSAGIPRADAVVTARPGVPLAVLTADCVPVLLADPVAKVVAAAHAGRPGMVAGVVPAAVAAMAELGAEPARIIARTGPAVCGGCYEVPAAMRAEVAAVEPAAYAETTWGTPSVDVTAGVHAQLERLGVRDRERSAVCTRESHDHFSYRRDRVTGRLAGYVWLD
- a CDS encoding YggS family pyridoxal phosphate-dependent enzyme, with the protein product MTDRREELARNLARVEERITAACTAAGRERAEVTLVVVTKTYPADDVLILGELGVRQVAENRDQEAAPKAAATTAAPLTWHFVGQLQTNKVRSVLGYASVVQSVDRGRLVTALSREAVRTGQEVTCLIQVALDADESGRGARGGVGPQGVPELADLLADAEGLRLGGLMTVAPLTGPYAGRQREAFGRLMDLSTALRADHPAANMVSAGMSGDLEEAVAAGATHVRVGSAVLGVRPRLG
- a CDS encoding cell division protein SepF, whose amino-acid sequence is MAGAMRKMAVYLGLVEDDGYDGRGFDPDDDFEPELDPEPERDHRRHEPPHQAHQSHSSQRDESVRVVQPPAQRDPVPQSAALAAESVRPARIAPVASITPERQSLEKNAPVIMPKVVSEREPYRITTLHPRTYNEARTIGEHFREGTPVIMNLTEMDDTDAKRLVDFAAGLVFGLHGSIERVTQKVFLLSPANVDVTAEDKARIAEGGFFNQS
- a CDS encoding YggT family protein, producing MRVFIEVIHYALLCYLIVLIFRLVMDYVFQFARSWQPGKAMVVVLEATYTVTDPPLKLLRRFIPPLRLGGVALDLSFFVLMIIVYILISVVSRL